The genomic stretch AAGGTGCAGGTAACCAACAGACGGTTAACGAGAAAACTAGTAAAGGTTTCAAGAATCAGTTACTAGCAAATTCCCGGTTAGGGATAGAAAACCATAGCCTATCGAAGAAGAAGGAGCATTCATATCCTCCGAGAGATGTAAGTCATGAGAAATCTAAGTCAAGAACAGCAGAAGGCAGCCGAGGATCTAAATGGTGACGTTTTCGAGCATCTACACGTCAACGCAATCTGACACGAGCAATATATGAACACAAGTTAACAACATCttgttgatttaatttgtgGAATACATATGGGAACTCCTCCACGATCATGTTATGGTCTCGTGCCATGTTTCGCGTTGCAGAAGGCGTGACAAACTCCGTCTTCCACTTCTTGTAAGTTGCtttgtgtatatttttgttaaaGGGAAGTAGTACTTGTTATATACAACAGtatgttgaatttgaatttgaatttgaatttgaatttgaatttgaatttggaatGATTTAATTATGTCCCTCATAGTTAAATTAATATTGAATCTGTATCTTGTACGGTTTTAGGTGGAAATTAAGTGATCAAAACATTGAATTTTGTCCTAACATATGTAGTTATAATAAGGGAAGGACAATTTAGGTGAAATTATTTAAAAAGTCTGAATTATTGCCTTGTTTTGGAATTTTATTACAAGACGCTGTTGCATTGAGTTGGTACaaatatttaagaaaaaagATAGATCGAGTGAGACCGACAATACAGAAAGCATTTGGCATCGCTCTTCGGTTTATGTCTTGTTAAGTTCGAATTGAAAGCAtggttttattatttataatagcTGTCGTTTTGGAATACATATTTGTCTTGTAATAAATGCTGCGAACAGAATATACACCTCAATGCCAAACAAAAACAAGGTTTTACTATGTAAGAAAATGGGATAAATtccatatttatttaataattcaatGGTTAGAAGAAGATAGTGAGcattagtatgccttgaatctgtatagATTATGTTTATTAATTGGGATATGATTATGTTTCCGAATTATGATAGGATCTCAtatgtgcctatttatatgagAATAGGACACATAATTCTGCAATCTGAAATCTATAGCCACAATCCGAAAAACAATCTGAATAAAATATGTTCTCTGTTTCTGTCCGTGAATGTAGCCAACACAAGATTGTGATTGGTGATTAATTATAGTAAGTCTGATCACTTGAATCAATGGCTTAAACTTGTTTACTAGACATTGGGATGAATGAAATAAGACCAGTACAGATCTAGACAGTTGTTTAATTTGGGAGCTTGTGAAAACTACATGTGCCAGAAGTCATTCTAAATTATATAGATGCATACTTTTCAACTCCCATTAATTAGAAGCAACGTCTATATTGTTGATATTACAGATGATaggatgtaatcaaatactcCTACTAACTAATAGTTTATTGTACTACTAACTTTGCCAATCAATCAACTTTAACATAATAAAAACTTTAATGTCAATTATATCTTTGTGTTAGACATTTGCATATTTATATCACCCTAACGTGACCCTATGCTATAGAAACTGATACTATCtttatccacaaaaaatagactagttttattattttgggatgtccactaAAATTAGACTAagtctaaaaataaaaacttttcaaCCAATATTAATCATATACATCATTCTAAATATGgatctcacaatccactaatactCATTCCACTATATTTTccctccttctctcttactttatcttgTCATTCACAATCTTGTCtgtttttcatggacggagggagtattttttttttgtttaagcatttaaattaaaaatgatagGAAACAAATGTAGAAAATTAAAGATGGAAAGAATAGTAAAGAGTAGTACTATTAGCTTAAATGAATTCTCCCAATTATCACACAACCTTTAATAAAATTCAATTCCAACTATACATAGAAGATATAGTATATTCTAATCCTAGTAGTTAttctcttattttgattttccataatcttttaTTAACATCATTTTAATGAAGAAGACataaatcaattaataaaattaaataaagcatGTACAGTAAAGTCTTCTTTTTCAAAAAGATAACTCCTCCAATCATCCATCAGCAAAGATACCCAACTGTCTACATTTTAAACTCCCACCTCTGCCATGACTAAATGAATCACAGACACAGTCTGTTGGTAAAGAATGGCAATCTGGGTGGTTGCAATGTGGTTTGCAGCATTGACTCAACTCTCATCTTCTTCCATCATCACAACACCTGGTTTCCCATCCTCAGCAATCAAATTGAAGGCAAAGCTTCACCACTCCAAATCCAAACTCTACCAAGAAAAGTTCTTCACACAGATCCTTGATCACTTCAACTACAATCCACCGAGCTACCACACCTTCCAGCAGCGCTACCTCATCAATCAAAACCACTGGGGCGGCGCCGCCAGCAGCTCCCCCATCTTCGTCTACACGGGCAACGAAGGCGACATCGAGTGGTTCGCTCAGAACACCGGCTTCATGTTCGAAACAGCCCCCCTTTTCGACGCCCTCCTCCTCTTCATCGAGGTTGTCGTTACTCTCTTTatatcctctctctctctatctctctttctTTGGTGCGATGAAGCTTACTCAAACTAACTGCAGCATAGATTCTACGGAAAGTCTATCCCTTTTGGCGGGAATAAAACAGTGGCGTATTCGAATTCGTCGACGCTGGGCTGGCTGAGCTCGACGCAGGCGTTGGCGGACTACGCGACGCTCGTGCTCGATCTCAAGCACAACTTGTCCGCGCCAGATTCCCCTGTTATCGTCTTCGGAGGCTCCTATGGTGGAAGTATGTATGCTCTCTTTAGTCTTCTCCGATTAGGCTACATTCAGTATCATGGAATTGGGATtgcggaattggaattggaactTTAAATTCCAAATCCAATGTTTGGTACAACGAAAAAGTAGATAATTGGGCAACTTCACACAGCACAAATTCGACAAACATACATTGCACACGTACTACACACACAGCACAGACATCAAATCAATTAATTCAAATCCGTGTATCATTTTTTACCTTtgtttggaattgaattatccttcaaattcgaattcttatTTCAATTCCAGTTCCGTGTACTGAACAAACCCTTAGTTTGTTTCAGATTTTAAGTTGATTACATCTCTTGTGTTGGTATTGGCAGTGCTGGCGGCATGGTTTAGATTGAAGTATCCTCATGTAGCTATTGGGGCATTGGCCTCTTCTGCGCCAATCCTCAATTTTGACAACATCACTTCCCCATTTAGTTTCAATGATATCATCACCAAAGATTTCAGGGTAAATTACTCACCTCTCTCTCTTCATCATGTTTAGAGCCGTTATGTGCTTATCCTAACTACTCTCTCCGtaccttaatttttttttgaccAGGtatggttttaagaaatgtaatgaaaaacgagttgaaaaaattagtgaagagTGTGTCctgttttaatatattataaaatgtgagtaggaataagttagtggaatatggggtccactGCTAAGaatggtaaaaaaaaatgaaatgtgacaaattttatgggatggaCGGAAAATGTGACAACATTTaagagacggagagagtaagaCTATGATGAATGATAATTGTGATTTGGTACTAGTCAATGTCGTGTCCtaattagaaaaagaaataaaccGGTTTGATGTGTATTCAAATTATTAAGAGGAGTGAATGATAAGGTTATAGGGCATTGGTCGAAAATGAAGGACAAAAGCATCAAGTAGAAAGTCTATCTCTGGGACCATGTATATGTATTTGTGGGTTTTGTGAATGTggtgtaaataattatgtgaaAATGAATGATTTGGATTGGTGCTATGGAATAATGTATATGAAACTGCAGAGTGAGAGTGAGAATTGTTACAAAGTGATTAAAAGATCGTGGCAAGAAATTGATGACACGGCAGCAAAGCCTGGTGGATTGGAAATTCTCAGAAAGGCATTCAGAATATGCAAGTAAGAATGATTTTCGACTCAATTAGTAACTAGTAAATATTTATACTATGTAATAGTAATGTGGTACTATTTGTTATATATAGGAATTATATAAGTGCAGGGTATCTTGAAGGTTGGATTGCTACAGCATTTACATACACAGCCATGACGGATTATCCAACTCCCACCAATTTCCTTAATCCCTTGCCTGCCTATCCGGTCAAACAGGTaaacataatttttattttcagagCTCCGCAATTGAAAGTCTAATtgccttttttttcattttaagtaAGTAGAGCTACTATTTAACTAAATCATTACCCTCATATTCTactataaaacaaatatatataggTGACATCCACacttcactaactcatttccccATTTCTTTCACAAAGCCTAACAATTTCTTATAACTCAGTCGAGTAAAAAATGGACTATAAATGGTGGACAAAGTGAATAGTATTTTCATTACAATATTTGTTTCTTAAGGTTACAAATTTCTCTtgacttatactccctccatccgcgaatagaagtcttgtttttctattttagtccgtccacgaatagAAGTCCatgttcacttttaccataaatggcaATAGGGTCCAACAGTTcattaacttatttcactcacatttcatttaaaactaatatacaaagggtaaaattgtcattttattaagcaaaaatatcattttatcaaataaaagtatcatttcatctacctaaaatatcattttatcaagcaaAAGTATCACGTCCTTTCACCTTGCTCACcaattttaattatgaaatgagCCTTTATTATACCCGAAAAATGATAAtcttatttgaaaaaaatgatattttgctTAAATTGTGTGAtgcagatttagttataggatTATCACACAAATTAGTGTTGTCATTGTAATGCACCCTATTCCCCACGTGGTACAAACTTAATAATCAcgcaataaaataattaattgtatGCTTAGAACGGAAAAGACTAGGTTTGATTTTAATAATCACAAAAATATTGGAAAATAGATGTGCAAAGCAATTGACGATCCGAAAACCGGAAACAACACCTTCGAGAAATTATACGCTGCGGCGAACATCTACTACAACTATAGTGGAGATGCCACGTGTTTCGATCTGGCTGATGATTCAGATCCCCACGGTCTCGGTGGATGGACATGGCAGGTATGTACcattatcaaaaaaattcaacaattaCTTTAGATCCATTAAAATTTGGCGAAAATcctaattataaatattttataaaaaatactccgTCCCTCAAAATTtcatcacattttattttttaaattcattttttaaaaataatactccctccgtcccgctttagcagtcccggttgatcaatttcgggtgtctcactttaggagtcccggttgaactCAGTGCATAAAAATTGATGTCcactacatcaatttatttattacctCATTTAAAAGTGGGACTCAACCTCCActacatcatttatttattacacacttaaaagcaaaaaagtaaaaaagttgtTTAAAAGTGGGACTCAACCTCCActacatcatttatttattacacacttaaataccccttaaaacatgtgcccgactcaaccgggactgctaaagcgggacggagggagtaataaatagctAAAATTGAGAGAGAATAGCATAGATGAAAATCTTCTCTGTATTATCATTATTCTCTCACTTATTTTACTATATCTCCACTTTAActttttattatcatttttttaaaaatgagtgtagaaaatgaaaggtgacaaattttaggGAGGGGAGGGAGTACGTAATAGTAGAAAAATtgattaaatcaaattaaataaatggtGAAATTTCAGGCATGTACTGAGATGATTCTACTAACAGACGGCAACACAGTAGATAGCGTGTTCCCGCCGTCCAATTACAGCTACAACGACCGACTTCAGTTTTGCAAAGATAGGTTCAACATTCAGCCCAGGCCCACATGGGCCCCCACAGAGTTCGGAGCCCGTGTAACAACCATTTTCCGGCCCATTTTAATTACTTTCCGGCCCATTCATAttctttttctaaaaatattctttttttttcagcATATTCACAGAGTTCTGAAACGCTTTGGTAGCAACATCATCTTCTTTAATGGGCTAAGGGATCCATGGAGTGGTGGAGGGTACTACACTTGATTAATTATGAATATATATTCATTATTaccttttttaaaataatattttttatgtgaTTCGTTTGTTGATGGCAGGGTGTTAAAAGATATTTCAAAGACACTGGTTGCTATTGTTGCTAAAAAAGGTATGTGTGGGCTTTTTATTGGGCTTCACACTTTTGTTGCTTTGGGCATTTTATTGGGCTTCATTTTATGTATACGGCCCATAACATGTAATGTGTTTTAAAATGGGAAAAGGATCTGAAAATAcaggttaaatttttttttccattagttatagtaataataagataaatgaaaagtagttgatggtgatggtgatggtgatggtgatagTGATGTATGTATATTACAGGTGCGCACCACGTGGACCTTAGATTCTCAACAAATGAAGATCCAAAATGGCTCAAGGAAGTAAGGAAAAGAGAAGTCCACATTATATCAAAATGGATCTCTCAGTATTATCATGATTTGGCTGATTCTTCCAATTATTGATTTGAATTCTCTGTGTTTacttacacacacatacacgTGAATTTATCAAAATTCTCATATCcaaaaagtgatcaatttctgatgtttgattTCAAATAGTACTGTTCATGTAATAATTGTGTATCTTATAATGGAgattttgataaataaataaaaaaattattcacaTGCATTATTGTATGAATTTGGACTTCATTATATTAAAAATCATGAAAGAAATTATCTTCTAAAATCTTTTTAAGATGCAGAAATAACTCAAAACTCCAAATTTGTAATATTTCAAACAGACCCTGAGATTTTCTTCACCCCAACATCATAATTAAGTAATAATTTGATGGCAAAAGTGGTTCGTAAAAAGAAGGGGTATTGGCGCTTAACATCATGAAATATTCCAAcagtttatttttatatacaaactttaaacttATATAGTTGTTGCATTTTTTATCACCAGCGACAAAAATCTGACTACATTACTTATCATCACAACACGTCGGATATGGTTATCACTTAAAAATAATAGTTATGTGATTACAAAGTCCCTAGAATGCAGATATAATTGTCTATCTCATTTTAATGTAGTCAAATTTTATCGCCGGTGAAATTATATGTCAAGTTTAAAGTTcgtataaaaaaataaacttttaGAAAATTTTGTGATATTATGCGACAATACCtctaaaaaaattagtgaagcacaacaaaatttcaattaattgaGTGCACAGCATGTAATATTACAAAGAGTTGTGCTAAATGGTCATATTATAGCCAGTCACACAAGGTTATATCAGTAAATTGTAGTACTCCATTagttatatattaaaatataaattgtagTTAGTGGATAACTTAAAATGACTCATTGACCCTCCACTATACTTTTGGTTATATTAGAATCCCCCTTTAAGTTTTGGAAATTTAAATTAACGTTATGCATTAATTACACATTATAGAGTTTCAAAGTTAAAAATCAATACAAAATCTTTTACATTCAAGACGATAATATTTAttaacattaaaattttacaaaacaaattacATTAGAGTAGCTATTAGTGTACTTCATTTCctaaaatataatcatcatttAATACAAGAGATGGCGTATACTTCTTTTTCATTggcatatttcattttattactactattatatatatgtatattcatATAGATTCAatcatattaaaaaaatcaacttAATCAATATTAATGATATTAGAATTTCTTTTAATAATTCATTAACTGTTCTATTTATCTTGTGAGAGTATAtcttaatcaaataaaataattatttaatcaaatacTAATGTCAATAAAAAATTTTTTACCAATCAAATAATTGAATGAAATAATTCATTACTTTATATATCTATGTTTTGATAGTATTAAATTTGACCACAATAAAGGATATAGAAGTAAAATCAATTCCTAACTAAACCGGATATTCTGAGTAAACCGATTTTTTTGCTATTAAATCAGTTTATGGcgggccataatgtggccaagTAGCATTTCCCTAttacaaaagatacaaaaatttGGTTGCAATTAATGCTGAGATAATCTGAcatttcttgaatttttttctTGTCTCATGTGTTCAAAGAAATTGACAACACTGTGCAGTAGCACATTTTGAACGGCACACGTCTTCTTCCATGTATTCCGTGTCACCgcatttgttttctttttccacCTATGTTTAATTGAACAAATAACTAGAAGAAGTATTAGTATGTGTAATAACTCctaatatcacaaaatatttcaaaaaattgtTTTTCCAATTAAATTTGACATATAATATCATGAATTTAAATAGTTGTTGATTTTTCCCTTGCGATAGAATCCGACTAAATCTCATTTATCATTGCATCACATCAGATATGGTATGCACTGAAAAATTATAGTGGTTTGGTTATTAAGACCCTAAAAGGCCGATATAATTATCCATCCCATTTTAATATAGCCAGATTTCATCATCGGTAGGAAAATTCAACATCTATTTAAATTAGGCGCCAATAactctatctagaatatatttTTAAGCTGGGTTCACGGCATATATATTCTAATGTTGGTATCTATTCTTCTTTTATTACCCTCTCTGAAACCTAGCCTAGcaattttgttttccttttaaAGATATTATATGTTGTATGtaggtagtgataaaatgcaaactttatatattatacaaacttcaaattaTGACCTGAaccgttaaaaaatgtcaacatatgaCAAAATACAGCAACAACAAAATGTCTACACAGTGTccacacaatgtcaacacagcaTCAATATAATAAcaacacagcatcaaccgttgacattatgttaatattttttattgctattattttattatctgttgatattttttaatagtaaaaaattatactagtttaaagtttatacaatatttatagTTTGGATTTGATTAGCTAGTTTATCTAGTTGCTGTTTGTTTGCTATATTATATATTTGTGAACTGTTTCATGTGCGATTGGAAAGAGAAAGGtcttttcaaataataatatcagAAGGAAGTATTTATACTTGAAATTTTTTCTTACAATGTTTGGCAACGTTAGTTTGACTTTGACCTTGCTATTCTTACCACAAGAGAAAAACGTAAACCAATTTATGGTCGTAATTGATTTTGCAGTCTGACTTTTCAAAcacaatattttctttattttatccaCATAAAATTTCGGGTAACAGCTAAATTAGTTCTCTTGGTTTATGTCCGTTCTTATCGacgatattattattattattattattattattattattattattattattattattattatataatgatggtTTCTAGTAATATAAGTTGTAAgtaaattgaaatagaaaaaaaagtgtCATTTTTATTGGAGAAAGAAGTAAAAATCACAACAAATTCCattttataagaaaaatatCCGAACCCTGAGATGGGAGTGAGGGAAATAAATGTGGGATCAATTATTGGGTATGGATACAGTGGCGGTAAGATGGAGTACTCtcttcgtttttttttaatagaTGCATTTTCTTTTTGACATGAGGATTAAGAATGTGTAAGTAGatgatgaataaagtaaaagagattaagagaaaaataaaataagaaagagagatAATTTTGTCCAAAATAGAAATGACAAATttctcaaaatagaaaaatgattaaattaatattgaaCGGAAGAAATACTTTTTAGAGGTTTATAAATTATAGTTACGAAAAAAGTAAATAGAATTTTAGATCATGAATGTTCTAAAATAGCAAAGTGGGACATATTTAGAAGGACGAACGGAGTTTATTTTGGACCACTATAAAAACTAATACTGAGTGCTCGGTCAAATCCAAACTATGAGTAATTGGGGCTTCCtttctaatttaatttattgcttgtgtttataatttcaatatttattaattaatgctACTGACTTTAACTAATTGATACTCTCTTTGTTCTAAAAAATAGACATAACTTGTAAATGATACAAGTTTTATTATGTaagtaattggtaaagtaagagatgcatgaaaaaatagagaaagtagtgttagtagactgtggggtccacattattagtagtgtgtAATTGGTTAAAAATTTTCCTTATTTAGACATGGTCTAGTTTTGGGGTCtacccaaaatggtaaaactagtagtatattttgTTTTAAGGCGGACAGAATATCTTTCACTCATCATGAAttgatttataaaaaaatatagttcGATCATTTCCTCAAAAAGTAgatcaatttaaaaaatttatttccaCAAATTAAAACCTTTTATCATTCATACAATCCAGTCAAACTACATTGATCGGGCTACATTTCAACATTAGGTTTAAACCTTCTTACAGGCAATTATTTTTAACTTGTGTGTGATAGTAATCTCATTTGCACATGCAATTCTTAAAAGAGTACACCTTCCGTTTCATAGTGGTAGagttattttgccattttgatacgttccacaatagtagagtcatttctttttttagtaaaagtcaacacatttattttcacatactttactctctcttactttattctctattcattTTTCTACTTTCTTAATTTCTATGCCGAAAAGAAATATCTCAACTACTATGAAACCGAGAAAGTATATGATATGTGCCACCCCAACTAACGTATTCCagtttagtaaaaaaaatagataagaAAAAACATGATAAAGAACACACATAAATCAATTTTATACATTAATTATGGAGATGTAAATCAACCTTTTGGATCATTATACGATACGATGTTCTTGGTCACGACTAGATATATTGTTTTCTATAAACAATGTTTGTTACGTTGCACTGTTACTGCCTTAATCACGTTTTTCCAAATAATTAATGTAAGATACCacctaataaataattattggaAAACATCAAATAATTGCTACCAAAAGCTTGGTCCTCGTAGTTTCACGTGTACTATCTTATTTTATGATTCAAATTAATGCATATGAAATGTGCGGCGGTCGAAGAATACTTGTATCATGTGATCTTGTATCAGATAAAAATATATTTGCTTCTTATATATTACTTACTACTTATGTGATTAATTAGAGAGTACTAATAAGCCACTTGGTCAAAATCTATTAGATGAAACCGAATTTACATTTTTAGCTTAGTGAAAATATTATTATacctataaaaataaaaactagtgGTCTCGTAACAAGTTTCCCATGGTGAAATGACTTAATTAGAAGTTAAAAAGGGGATTTTGGCCCCTGATATTatggaattttaaaaattttgatttttttccacAACCTTTCATTTtagcaaataatatcacgaattttAACCCCTTGCTTGTTATTTCCAACCAGGGAAACTATCCTAAAAAGATTAAAGAACTTGgagctcttgaagttgttgttgagaaattatgaaaaaaatccgtatcatgatattatttgccggaATTTTTTTGCCGAtagaaaataacaaactcaggtaaaagttcatgatattatttgccaaattAAAAGTTTATTGGAAAAATTtaactttttgaaaattttataatatcaGATGTGAATATAAAACACCCCTCACCAGATAGTGCCTGACTGCCTTCCTTCTCATCCTACAAATGATAAATATAAAGCAATAATAAATTACTAATCTCATTTAAGTCCTAAATCTTTTTGTATTACTACTATTTCTTCTATTTATTCTagagtgatgatgatatgaCTCGAATAGTACTTACCAGAAAAGTgatttcttaattaattaaatattttaccaaCAAATGAATCAGTGTATAATTTATCATGAATTATTCTCTTGTATATATAAAAGAGAATCTGGAATATGGGCTCGTGATTTGGAGGCTTGATGAGTAAGCATGTTTTCTGACTTATTTGCATAATTAAACGTAACCACCGATTATTTTTGATGAATAGCATGGCGCATGTGACTTCTATTTTATACACACATACCCGCccatgtgtgtgtgagagagtgTTATTCCCGCTTCCCAACAACCTCATAcgtattaaattttgttttcattagtgtaaaatactagtacttgataaaaaaaagtttgaaacTAATATTAGTAGTGGATAATGAGTCTCGCATCTTTAATTAAAAGACTTTCCAAATTtaaaatgttcatatttttcaggaacggactaaaaagaaaattgttCATATTATTTCagagacagactaaaaaggataTTGTTCATATtccttcgtcccacaagaatatatgaatatgcactcttttctttttaatctgTCTCATAcgaatatacactttctaattttagaaatttttttatctctaggtgtgactcattctccattaataaactttaattgtttttctttatacttcctccgtccgcgaataggtgtcccgttttgccattttggtctgtccgcgaataggagtcccgtttcaTAATTATCGTAAATGGTAAAgaagtctcacattccaccaactcattccactcacatatcatttaaaactaatacttacAAGTGGAACccttatttcactaattttattcccccacttttcttaacaattcttaaaactcatgtcacaatgaaatgagactcctattcacagACGGGGGGAATATCTCAcccttattttatcaa from Salvia splendens isolate huo1 chromosome 4, SspV2, whole genome shotgun sequence encodes the following:
- the LOC121799152 gene encoding lysosomal Pro-X carboxypeptidase-like, with the protein product MAIWVVAMWFAALTQLSSSSIITTPGFPSSAIKLKAKLHHSKSKLYQEKFFTQILDHFNYNPPSYHTFQQRYLINQNHWGGAASSSPIFVYTGNEGDIEWFAQNTGFMFETAPLFDALLLFIEHRFYGKSIPFGGNKTVAYSNSSTLGWLSSTQALADYATLVLDLKHNLSAPDSPVIVFGGSYGGMLAAWFRLKYPHVAIGALASSAPILNFDNITSPFSFNDIITKDFRSESENCYKVIKRSWQEIDDTAAKPGGLEILRKAFRICKNYISAGYLEGWIATAFTYTAMTDYPTPTNFLNPLPAYPVKQMCKAIDDPKTGNNTFEKLYAAANIYYNYSGDATCFDLADDSDPHGLGGWTWQACTEMILLTDGNTVDSVFPPSNYSYNDRLQFCKDRFNIQPRPTWAPTEFGARHIHRVLKRFGSNIIFFNGLRDPWSGGGVLKDISKTLVAIVAKKGAHHVDLRFSTNEDPKWLKEVRKREVHIISKWISQYYHDLADSSNY